GTACAACacaaaaaaacgcgtttatcactgcttccagtagttctacaggtggtaaattatcttaATGACTAGAAtgacttttatcaattttaaaacagaaaattttactatattcaaggtcaaattactttatccactagtggataaactgcgctttacccgctggtattacaggataaaacacgtgtttccgagctagtgaggggaaaaggtttTTACGTGTGGCGTATGACACGCCAGGTACGTCATTATGACAAAAGTTGTTCACTGTAACAGCGTTTTCGAAAATGGATTGGTGAAATtggattttttatttgttttacattttTCACGATACCAGAACAGGACcatgtaataaattaaaaacctaGTAGCTCAAAGTTATGTCATATTTTATCAGACTGACGCGAAATAAGCTcaagtcaatctgtgtatgaTGAAATGAGCTATAAGCTGTACCTGTATTGGATGTCTTCTATAGCAGACTATGGCGGcgtatataaaaaatacttaccatACTTTCCCAGTGTCGCCAGCTTAGCTGGCAGTGGAAACGTAGCGAGATAACTCTGGCAACACCATGCCGACAGCCTGGAAGAATTGAGCGATCTATGTCAGCGTATTTACAACGCCGTCCGAGCGTCGCATGATTGTTAATGGGGGTCACAAATATATGGATTTCTACAGTCTGGCAAAGAGTAGACAATGTAGACGTGGCAAATGGcaaaataggctactttctttctagtcaaatcagcttccttttacgaactgtcaaaacgaatttgaacgatttgctaatacggAATTAAATATGCAATCGTGCCAACTgatgtcacggtcaactcagttactttatatctttgtattcgagtaatttaatagaaattgtgcttaaaaataactaatgtccatgtttttcttacaattatctgatgctttattttgtaCATGGTTCAAAATATTCTATTTTAAGTACAGGCAAGTTCACTACTGATATAAAACCTCTAGTTATTATGTTCGGACTTAGTACTCAAACTCGTATAATAATCGCTTTACTATGCAGATTAATCTGAGATACGAAATTGAGTGACTGTCACTTCACTATATGAGTTTTAGTCACACAACACACAACCCACGTTATTCAGTTTTGCCGCTGTTCATTTCCACCCTTGCCAGGCTGCAAAACGTGTGTTAGTAGTGGAGAATGGGATGGTACAGTAACCGGCAATAATATagaacaaaaaccggccaagtgcgagtcggactcgcgcaccgagggttccgtacaaacctgcaaggtttacaaagttcgttcattacgacaatcgagtcataatatatattttgtaatgtaactaaaaatttaagattttcggaatttttcctttatgtgtgctataaaacgttgcttcatgccaaatttcaagattctaggtcgactggaagtaccctttaggttttgattcccttgcgagtacttgcgagtttcaaaatatgcagcttaaattgctgtttcttttgattgcgttgacatagaagtttgattttgttacagcttaaaggtattatagacctgagtatttggtatgaatttcaatttaatacctctacgcgtttatgaggaaatgggtagtaaggttaaaattattaaaaaaaaatatattatgtgatgtaactaaaaatttatggttttcgtaatttttcctttatctatgctataagacgttgcttcgtaccaaatttcaagattctgagttcacgggaagcaccctgtaggttttgattcccttgcaagtgtcgaaaatttgcggcataaacggctctatcttttgattgcgttggcttagaagtttgatttttcacagcttcaagggacagtagacctgagtaattgatataaatttcagcttcatacctccacgcgttcctgagaaaaagggtcttgacagacggacggacggacagacggacaacaaagtgatcctataagggttccgttttttccttttgaggtacggaaccctaaaaagactgcataaatatctgacgcTCTTATGGCTCTAGAAATTCGATTGTGTCAGATAATTTTGCTGCCTTCTTTTTGTGCAATATGTAGGTGACTGTACTTATACAGTCATAGTCTaataggccgatagtccactaccatatgtttatcatataaatattatcataggcaacatgccgtcctttttctttacgttggagaaaaagggaggcatacagacctatgataaTATTTGATAAATATATACGATAGTGTACCTTCGGCCTTAGACAAGAGAATAACAAAGTCCCTCGCCGCTTCAGTTTATGTATCTGTTTGTTCGTGATAAACTGCCGAACGAATTTTTATGCGTTTTTTACTGATGACTAgagtgatttttaacccccgacgcaaaaacgaaggggtgttataagtttgacgtgtctgtctgtctgtctgtccgtctgtctgtctgtctgtttgtctgtctgtctgtggcatcgtagctcccgaacgggtgaaccgatttagatttagtttttttgtctgaaagctgagttagtcgggagtgttcttagccatgtttcatgaaaatcggtccactaggtcgcggtcggggttttttcaaaattttaattttgtggttaggttattaggaAGGTTTgcacatatacatataatttgATAAAGTTTTGAGTAAATTATTCGAATTTATGACAACCTCACCTCATTGTCCGCGCGTTCTTCATCGCTCTGATATTGCACGTCCAACTCTGAACTATTGACGCTGTTCTCCCAGTCTTCAGATGAGTCTACTGATGATGCGTCCAGCTCCATTTCGGCTGAAAATGGAAATTCACTTACTATggagacaaatagacagacaaacaagtTTCTTACGGAAAAAAgctcaaaacttttttttattttgccgCTTTTCTACTCACGGTAAAGATTTGACAAACTTATATTCAGAGTCAAATCGAAATAGGCAAACGCAATCGCAGTGGTGGAATTAGTTTACCCAATGTCCCAGTAGATGGAACTGTTAGGAACGGCGAAAATCCTACATCGCGTTAACGTATGTTCATTTTCACTTTTCTTTGGCGGAGTCCTGCGGCCTCGCTTATCAGTACCTAGTAGGTAATAAGAAAACAACTAAACGTAACATAAAATAGACAGCGCATGGCAGAACTACCTATTATACCCAATGGTAGATGTCGCTGTTGGGATCGGCGAAAGTCCTACATCGCGCTAAGGTTTGTTCATCGTAGAATCCATAAGATGTTACTCTTTTTAGGTGGCTCTTTGCCACTTACCCATGAATGCGTGATTCTCAAGCCTTCTTGGGCCTGGTACAGCAGGTAAGCGCAGGGCAGTGGCGTTGATGGCCAGAGCGGCAGCGTGGCGCCTGACCCTGATGCTGAGGCTATCTCGCTTAGAGAGCTGGGCGTTGAAACGTCGGCGTAGCGGATAAGCATGTGTTTCtgtcaaaaaatatgttttaaaatttttcaacacaataatacaataataatacaaaaatacaaattcAGAAACACAAGGACAGAAATATCAAAACCGTATGTCTTATTCTTATATCAACGTTGACTATTAGCCTAGGaaccatccggtcttgctactactgggaaaataacttaattctataacagtactttttatgtcaccaaaaattaagtttggtaatttgaaatagtttttttagttaagccaccaaaatttgtgacaaaaaacgtataatagaataaaaaaaatattattttaattcactaaaaatcaggcgaaaatggaatcaggacttttgttttaaattcgactactttaatttatgacctttataacacattaagaaaccacctatttttgtgaatgatacttcgtagtagcaaaaagcggactaattaaatcagttatgacacaagcaataaaaggacaagtgaagttatggttgttttgtatatacattatgtgttgaaacactatgaaaactgaaaccaccccaaaaacaagacggatgttcaatattttactagctcggaataacattcacggcaaaaattacataagcaaaaaaattggaacagacttttcgttaggatcataataaagaagaataaaaattaatccacctttaaatgctcgccaagaagcgctaaaaccacatacgacgtactgaaataagtattttcatattcttcttacctacaaactctctaccattgacgatgtaatttcctgcattatttcaaaagtgactcatgtgttcaatcgcattttcattacatcatggtataataatatatttcgtcgcCACTACTATCTCTTAAATAGCTCTTGTACTAGCGTAACGTAAAATGACGGACGGTCCtgatgtcgtgggttcgatccccggcagtcgaaatgaacttttttttgtttttatttttattttatttttcttttaccgcctttttaccccctttatttaaaatattgttttttttgttgtatataacattttatttaatgctgtgagtaatttaggtacagtcaagatatttaattccctagccattttaaaatgttattagacacatgtaatgcaataaggtcgaaaactgtatttcagtattagtattgatagaaggtaacctaaggttcaacatcgttcctccccgcaaccgcaatactctgtcttagctaaccatcgctagacgtaataaggattacaaatgtacagcgacagttgtccggtatgactcatagatttatatattattaagctagattgagttgttaggccaaaaagtgtgtccacatgagagggtaaagttggggctggtgtccctctcgcacttattgccactgtcaaaattatttgaatgacgtcatcactgtcattatttggggataccagtcaatattcaaagttactaccaaatctactaataccgaattaaaggttttttttaattgcgcaaatctttggttttatggcttcataataatgacttaccaattcgctacaaggtattaatatccttgcctcgaagtttattaacttagttatcatacaggtaaaaacactactactatagtaatctctttaacactggtcacacgtgcgagagggacaccagccccaactttgaccctctcatgtggatacacttttactatcctaataagaacgtttttctgcaccggtgataaagttcaatttattatggcaaaaaaagtgtgagctcagtcctattgaaagtccatggtatgactcaatgaaaaattggctaaatagtaatcggaaaacaagcaaaaagggtagaatatatttctataagttatttcgttggattacattacaaaatgaatgtataatacattataatactcgttgtaattgtatagatttaaataaataattttattagttcaaattaatgaccgtcaaggaacaaaaactaattgagtcgctattagaccgttttcacattatccgatccgataacggatgtcggaaggatatcaatagatgaatccaagattccgcctgtaatgtatcggtccgacatccgatatcggatcggataatgcgaaaacgcacttaggtctacattttacacttttgaaaaccaagattaattagagtcagttgtatggtcggtatgtagtgtaaataaaaagtcgaaaagtagtaggttctttctatactttttgctatgtattttatatttcaataggcaggcttctgtacccatattacagtactttcaatatgtgctatcctataattaaattcggacactcgcgtagacacttctaatattatttgaatggcattaccaacattaaatctccttttgaaaataaattttaaagaatatcccactatcagatcagagccactggtatttaatttaaaacaaatgcctataataaataaatccgattaacctttgggttgtctgctgtcgaatttaattattttcatagaaaatattttaatttgtatccttccagctcgagattcttagaagccctgtaaattttctttgtgacaacaagatatgacatgtcaggaaatttacacatacatacattacatacatttattgtaataaacgtagtacaagtgaccaagataaagatgatacagtagggtatttttaaagtttatgtaatgaagaagtaaaattgcggccttttttaggtatttctatttatggaataaattggaaatatctaatacctacatacttat
This is a stretch of genomic DNA from Leguminivora glycinivorella isolate SPB_JAAS2020 chromosome 20, LegGlyc_1.1, whole genome shotgun sequence. It encodes these proteins:
- the LOC125236934 gene encoding uncharacterized protein LOC125236934, producing the protein MSVLQCGDLMFLQLNNNQISSLPEDFDINTLQVLEMIDMRDNPICELEHPKHMLIRYADVSTPSSLSEIASASGSGATLPLWPSTPLPCAYLLYQAQEAEMELDASSVDSSEDWENSVNSSELDVQYQSDEERADNEVRLS